DNA from Myxococcota bacterium:
CGCGCTCGCGCACCGTCACCTTGTGGTCCTCGAGCGAGTCGAAGTCGAACGTGACGCAGAACGGTGTGCCGACCTCGTCCTGGCGGCGGTAGCGCTTGCCGATCGAGCCCGACACGTCGTAGTCGAGCGCGAAACGGCGGCGCAGGTCCGCGCCCAGCTTCTCGGCCGGCTCCGACAGCTTCTTCGACAACGGCAGGAGCGCCACCTTGGTCGGCGCGATCTGCGGCGTGAAGCGCAGCACCACGCGCTTCTCGCCCCCGACCTCGTCCTCGTCGTAGGCGCTCGACAACAGCGCCAGCAGCGTGCGGTCCACGCCCACCGAGGTCTCGATCACCGTCGGCGTGTAACGCTCCTTGGTGTCGGGGTCGGTGTACGACTGGTCCTTGCCCGAGTGCTCGCTGTGCTGGCGCAGGTCGAAGTCACCGCGATGGTGGATGCCCTCGAGCTCGTGCCAGCCGAACGGGAACTCGAACTCGACGTCGTAGGCCGCCTTGGCGTAGTGCGCGAGCTCGTCGGGGCCGTGCGGCTTCCAGCGCAGCTTCTTCTCGGCCAGCCCGATGCCGTGGTGCCAGCGCATGCGCACCTCGCGCCAGCGCTCGAACCAGTCCATGGCCTGGTTCGGGTGACAGAAGAACTCCAGCTCCATCTGCTCGAACTCGCGCGAGCGGAAGATGAAGTTGCGCGGCGTGATCTCGTTGCGGAACGCCTTGCCGACCTGTGCGATCCCGAACGGCGGGCGCATGCG
Protein-coding regions in this window:
- a CDS encoding glycine--tRNA ligase, producing MDLMEKIVALCLNRGFIYPSSEIYGGIAGFWDYGPLGVELRANIKAAWWQTMVRERDDVVGLDSSIIANPETWVASGHVANFHDPMVDCRLCKRRFRAGQIDPEDRCSVAKDGKHDLTEPRQFNLMLKTRIGASDDTAGDAYLRAETCQSIFLDFKRVMTSARMRPPFGIAQVGKAFRNEITPRNFIFRSREFEQMELEFFCHPNQAMDWFERWREVRMRWHHGIGLAEKKLRWKPHGPDELAHYAKAAYDVEFEFPFGWHELEGIHHRGDFDLRQHSEHSGKDQSYTDPDTKERYTPTVIETSVGVDRTLLALLSSAYDEDEVGGEKRVVLRFTPQIAPTKVALLPLSKKLSEPAEKLGADLRRRFALDYDVSGSIGKRYRRQDEVGTPFCVTFDFDSLEDHKVTVRERDTTQQERVATAQLGAYLSERVNGF